Proteins found in one Triticum aestivum cultivar Chinese Spring chromosome 4D, IWGSC CS RefSeq v2.1, whole genome shotgun sequence genomic segment:
- the LOC123100310 gene encoding uncharacterized protein, giving the protein MRSLQAVLVAVLVLLAVAATTDAAWAPIPDRDLNGMVVQQAGRFAVLVHDITRRTTLVFVKVERGEMERPAGGGLGTNYRLVVTAARAPGGSRGRYECVVWGVPGSRTSTWKLLGFKAL; this is encoded by the coding sequence ATGAGGTCTCTGCAGGCTGTGCTCGTGGCGGTCCTCGTCCTGCTCGCCGTCGCCGCGACGACGGACGCTGCCTGGGCGCCGATACCGGACCGCGACCTGAACGGCATGGTGGTGCAGCAGGCGGGCCGGTTCGCCGTGCTCGTGCATGACATCACGCGCCGGACGACCCTGGTGTTCGTCAAGGTGGAGCGCGGCGAGATGGAgcggccggcgggcggcggcctcgGTACCAACTACCGGCTCGTGGTGACCGCGGCGAGGGCGCCCGGCGGGAGCAGGGGCCGGTACGAGTGCGTCGTGTGGGGCGTGCCCGGCTCGCGCACCAGCACCTGGAAGCTCCTCGGCTTCAAGGCGCTCTAG